One window from the genome of candidate division KSB1 bacterium encodes:
- the thrS gene encoding threonine--tRNA ligase: MTIRLQFNSSPEQLREYDEGVRPIDVLADVGLEHQDRVVAARFNGSLVDLTRELHGDGRLEFVYVDEPDGLHVYWHSTAHVMAHAIKDLFPEAKFGIGPPIEQGFYYDVDVPRPFTPADLEAIEKRMAEIIAADHPFIRQVVTREEAIRIFRERGEPYKLELLEALEEEPSIYQEDGFIDLCAGPHLPSTGRIRFFKLLSTSGAYWRGDEKRPMLQRIYGISFPEKSQLDQFLLRLEEAKRRDHRRLGRELDLYSIDEEVGPGLVLWHPKGAIVRHIIESYWKERHLKAGYELVYTPHVARLQLWERSGHLDFFRENMFPPSEIEEVPYQIKPMNCPFHLRIYKSRTRSYRDLPIRWAELGTVYRYERSGVLHGLLRVRGFTQDDAHIFCRPDQLEDEVLGVLNFTLEMLSTFGFANYQIFLSTRPQRYVGTIENWELATAALRNALEKRGLEYSIDPGEGVFYGPKIDIKIRDVLDRPWQCSTIQVDFNEPERFDLSYMGQDGQLHRPIMIHRALLGSLERFLGVLIEHYAGAFPLWLAPVQVVVIPITDAQLEGARKVTSVCKERGLRVWLDDRPERINYKIRDAETQKIPYMLIIGKKEDQEGLVSVRQRGRGDIGSMKFEAFLERVQREIDERRAA; encoded by the coding sequence TTGACCATACGGCTCCAATTCAATAGCAGTCCCGAACAGCTCCGGGAGTACGATGAAGGGGTGCGCCCCATTGACGTCCTGGCCGACGTAGGGCTGGAACACCAGGACCGCGTGGTGGCGGCACGCTTCAACGGATCCCTGGTTGACCTGACGCGGGAGCTTCACGGCGATGGCCGGCTGGAGTTCGTCTACGTGGACGAACCCGATGGCCTCCACGTCTATTGGCACAGCACGGCCCACGTGATGGCTCACGCGATCAAGGATCTTTTCCCTGAAGCGAAGTTCGGGATCGGCCCGCCGATCGAGCAGGGCTTCTATTACGACGTGGATGTCCCAAGGCCTTTCACACCGGCCGATCTGGAAGCCATCGAGAAAAGGATGGCCGAAATCATCGCCGCCGATCACCCCTTTATCCGCCAGGTGGTAACGCGGGAAGAAGCCATCCGAATCTTCCGGGAGCGGGGAGAACCTTACAAATTAGAGCTTCTGGAGGCGCTGGAGGAGGAGCCCAGCATTTATCAGGAAGATGGCTTCATTGACCTGTGCGCGGGTCCTCATCTGCCCTCGACGGGCCGCATTCGATTCTTCAAGCTGCTGTCCACCTCCGGCGCCTACTGGCGGGGGGACGAGAAGCGGCCCATGCTGCAGAGGATCTACGGCATCTCGTTCCCCGAGAAGTCGCAACTGGACCAGTTTCTCCTCCGACTCGAGGAGGCCAAACGCCGCGACCACCGGCGTCTGGGGCGAGAACTGGACCTGTACAGCATCGACGAGGAAGTAGGACCTGGCCTGGTACTGTGGCATCCGAAGGGGGCCATTGTCCGGCATATCATCGAGTCGTATTGGAAAGAGCGCCACCTGAAGGCCGGTTACGAACTGGTTTATACCCCTCATGTTGCTCGGCTTCAACTGTGGGAGCGCAGCGGTCATCTGGACTTTTTCCGGGAGAACATGTTTCCCCCCTCCGAAATCGAGGAGGTCCCGTATCAGATCAAGCCAATGAACTGTCCGTTCCACCTCAGGATCTACAAGAGCCGGACGAGAAGCTATCGGGATCTTCCTATCCGATGGGCGGAGCTTGGCACCGTCTATCGTTACGAACGGTCCGGGGTGCTGCACGGATTGCTGCGGGTGCGAGGATTCACACAGGACGATGCGCACATCTTCTGCCGGCCGGACCAACTTGAGGACGAAGTTCTGGGTGTGCTGAACTTCACACTCGAAATGCTATCGACGTTCGGGTTCGCCAATTACCAGATTTTCCTCTCCACGCGTCCGCAACGGTATGTAGGTACGATCGAGAACTGGGAGCTGGCCACCGCAGCTCTGCGAAATGCCCTCGAGAAACGAGGCCTGGAGTACAGCATTGACCCAGGGGAAGGCGTGTTCTACGGTCCCAAGATCGACATCAAGATTCGGGACGTTCTTGATCGACCGTGGCAGTGCTCGACGATCCAGGTGGATTTCAATGAGCCCGAGCGTTTCGATCTAAGCTATATGGGGCAGGATGGGCAGCTGCACAGGCCCATCATGATCCATCGAGCCCTTCTGGGTTCACTGGAGCGGTTCTTGGGCGTCCTCATCGAACATTACGCCGGGGCATTCCCGCTCTGGTTGGCGCCTGTCCAGGTGGTGGTAATCCCGATCACCGACGCGCAGCTTGAGGGAGCACGGAAGGTTACGTCGGTTTGTAAGGAACGGGGGCTGCGCGTCTGGCTCGATGATCGGCCGGAAAGGATCAATTACAAGATACGGGACGCGGAGACGCAGAAAATCCCGTATATGCTGATCATCGGCAAGAAGGAAGACCAGGAAGGACTTGTCTCCGTGCGCCAGAGAGGACGCGGAGACATCGGTTCCATGAAGTTCGAAGCTTTTCTCGAGCGCGTGCAGCGAGAGATCGACGAGCGAAGGGCAGCGTAG
- the infC gene encoding translation initiation factor IF-3: MEAIDKEKELRVNEQIRAPVVRLIDPEGKQLGIVERLKALRIAEDLGLDLVEVAPNATPPVCRIMDYGKYRYELSKKERSSRKKQHTIVVKEIRLSPRTELHDIQTKCRQAREFLEAGNRVKVTVRFRGREVTRMDFGHQVMGKVVELLSDIAKVEKGPAMEGQDLVAFLVPK; the protein is encoded by the coding sequence GTGGAGGCCATCGACAAGGAGAAAGAGCTTCGCGTGAACGAACAGATCCGTGCTCCCGTGGTTCGTCTGATCGATCCGGAGGGGAAGCAACTCGGGATAGTCGAAAGGCTTAAAGCGCTGCGTATTGCCGAAGATCTGGGGCTCGACCTGGTGGAAGTTGCGCCGAACGCAACTCCCCCCGTATGTCGCATCATGGACTACGGGAAGTACCGGTACGAGCTCAGTAAAAAAGAGAGGTCGAGCCGAAAGAAGCAACATACGATCGTCGTCAAGGAAATCCGCCTGAGCCCGCGCACTGAGCTTCACGACATCCAGACCAAGTGCCGGCAAGCGCGCGAGTTTCTGGAAGCAGGCAACCGCGTGAAGGTAACCGTCCGCTTCCGGGGCCGCGAAGTCACGCGGATGGATTTCGGCCACCAGGTAATGGGGAAGGTGGTCGAGCTTCTTTCCGACATCGCTAAGGTGGAAAAGGGTCCGGCCATGGAAGGGCAGGACCTGGTAGCTTTTCTGGTTCCGAAATAA
- the rpmI gene encoding 50S ribosomal protein L35 yields MPKMKSNRSAKKRFKLTGGGRIRRYKAGKSHLLSKKTSKRKRSLRRATLVHPTEERKVRKLILA; encoded by the coding sequence ATGCCCAAGATGAAGTCGAACCGTTCCGCGAAGAAGCGATTCAAACTGACGGGGGGCGGCAGGATCCGTCGTTACAAGGCGGGAAAGAGCCACCTTCTTTCAAAGAAAACGAGCAAGCGGAAACGTAGCCTCCGTCGTGCCACCTTGGTCCACCCGACGGAAGAGAGGAAGGTCAGGAAGCTCATCCTCGCTTGA
- a CDS encoding polyprenol monophosphomannose synthase, protein MEHVPDHASAAKDAGRKVLTIIPTYNEAQNISRLLPRVFAQPISGLDVLVVDDGSPDGTAQLVRQLQEVYRDNLFLIMREGKRGLGSAYVAGFKFALARDYEIVVEMDADLSHNPDDLPRLLSALEGSDVAIGSRYITGVNVVNWPLRRLLLSLGGNWYVRMVTGLPVKDCTSGFKAYRREVLAALDLDRIQSDGYAFQIEMKYRAWKKGFRLCEVPIIFVDREAGSSKMSKRIVREAIWMVWKLKLLSLMRRL, encoded by the coding sequence ATGGAACACGTGCCGGATCACGCATCGGCTGCTAAGGACGCGGGCCGGAAGGTTCTCACGATCATTCCCACCTACAATGAGGCCCAGAACATCAGTCGCCTTCTGCCTCGGGTCTTCGCCCAGCCGATTTCCGGTTTGGATGTCCTGGTTGTCGACGACGGATCGCCGGATGGAACGGCTCAGCTTGTCCGTCAGCTACAAGAGGTTTACCGGGATAACCTGTTTCTGATTATGCGAGAGGGGAAAAGGGGGCTGGGGTCGGCCTACGTCGCAGGGTTCAAGTTTGCCCTGGCACGCGACTATGAAATCGTGGTCGAAATGGACGCCGACCTTTCCCATAATCCCGATGACCTTCCCCGCTTGCTCTCGGCTTTAGAGGGGAGCGATGTGGCCATAGGCTCGCGGTATATTACTGGCGTGAACGTCGTTAATTGGCCTCTCCGGCGGTTGTTGCTGAGCCTCGGCGGTAACTGGTACGTGAGGATGGTCACTGGCCTCCCCGTGAAAGACTGTACCAGTGGGTTTAAGGCATACAGGCGTGAAGTCCTGGCCGCTTTGGACCTCGACCGAATCCAATCGGACGGGTACGCATTCCAGATCGAGATGAAATACCGTGCCTGGAAGAAGGGCTTCCGTCTGTGCGAGGTGCCCATCATCTTCGTGGATAGAGAGGCGGGTAGTTCAAAGATGTCTAAGCGGATCGTCCGGGAGGCGATCTGGATGGTCTGGAAGCTGAAGCTGCTTAGCCTAATGAGGCGCCTCTAG
- the rplT gene encoding 50S ribosomal protein L20, which produces MPRATGKVPGHRRRRKIVRQAKGYWGGKSRLYKTAKEAVERALRYSYRDRRQRKRDFRRLWIVRINAAARQYGLTYATLIHLLKDRNVQLNRKQLAEMAVNDAEGFRKLVESVASSPTTA; this is translated from the coding sequence ATGCCGAGAGCAACCGGAAAAGTGCCTGGCCATCGCCGGCGACGCAAGATCGTTCGGCAAGCTAAGGGTTATTGGGGCGGGAAAAGTCGGCTTTACAAAACCGCGAAGGAGGCGGTCGAGAGAGCTCTTCGCTACAGTTACCGCGATCGTCGCCAGCGAAAGCGCGACTTCCGAAGATTGTGGATTGTGCGCATCAATGCGGCTGCGAGGCAGTACGGACTCACGTACGCTACGTTAATTCATCTCCTGAAGGACCGCAACGTCCAGCTCAATCGCAAACAGCTGGCCGAGATGGCCGTGAACGACGCTGAAGGGTTCCGGAAGCTGGTCGAATCGGTCGCTTCGAGTCCGACGACTGCCTGA